A window of Paraburkholderia sp. ZP32-5 genomic DNA:
CGCGCCGCGGCAACCACGACGTGATGATGCGCGGCACGTTCGCGAACGTCCGCGTCAAGAACCTGATGATCCCGGCGAAGGCGGACGGCACGCGCGTTGAAGGCGGCCTGACGATTCATCAGCCGAGCGGCGAACAGCTGTCGATTTACGACGCAGCGATGAAGTACATCGACGCCGGCACGCCGACCGTCGTGTTCGCGGGCGAAGAGTACGGCACGGGCTCGTCGCGCGACTGGGCCGCGAAGGGCACGCAACTGCTGGGCGTGAAGGTCGTGGTCGCACGCAGCTTCGAGCGGATCCACCGTTCGAACCTGGTCGGCATGGGCGTTCTGCCGCTGCAGTTCAAGGGCTCGGACAGCATCCAGTCGCTCGGCATCACCGGCGAAGAAACGTACGACATCGAAGGCCTCGGCGACGACTTCAAGCCGCAACAGGACGTCACGCTGGTGATCCACGGCAAGGACGGCAGCGAGAAGCGCGTGCAGGTGCTGCTGCGTGTCGATACGCCGATCGAAGTCGACTACTACAAGCACGGCGGGATTCTGCCGTTCGTGCTGCGTTCGCTGCTGGCTGCTTAAGCCTGGCCGCAACGCAAGCGGCCTTGCTGCTTTGCAGGGGCTGCGTCCTGTGGAGGGCGCAGCCGACTTTGAAGCCCGACTTCGGTCGGGCTTTTTTTATGGTCGGCTCGATAAAGATGTCGAATCCGGCGGCCCCCCGAGTGCTTCGCGTGCGCAAGCGCCCGATTAGAAAGACCTGGCGCATGGACACGACGTATATTCGCGTCAAAGGCGGATGGCGATATCTTTATAGGGTCGTGGAGATGGAAGGCAGCGCCATCGACTTTCCGCAGCTCGCGCATCGGGACAAGACTGCAGCTCGGCGGTACTTTGAGAAATCAATCGCGCAAAATGGCGCGCCTGAACCGGTGATCATCGACAAAAGCGGTGCCCCTCGCACCGCGCTCGAAGAGATCAATGTCAATCGTGAAACATCCATCAATATCCGCCAGTCGAGATATCCCAACAATCTGGTCGAGCAGGACCATCGTGCGATCAAGCTACGAACAGGAATCGTATTGGGTCAAGACTTTTCATTGTGCCCGAATTCGCCTGGCGGGAATCGAACTGATGCACATGCTCGCGAAAGGAAAGATGACGTGCGCTCGGGAACCCCATCCGTCAGCCGCTGATCAATTTTTCGACCTCGCAATACAAGTTGGACTTGGCGTATCCATCTCGCTCGACCATCGATCCCTACCGCGACAAAGCCGCTCAAACCGGGGCGGTCGTTCGCGCTAGCGGACGTTCAACGTCCAAGCCAAATTTGCGCTAGATCCTAATTGTTTGATCAACTATCCGGGCCTTAGCGATTTCACAACTTTCAAGTTCCAGCAAAACAAGTACTTCACACATGACGCCAATTTTCCTCCACTGCAAGTACTTGATATAGCAGGTCTGTGCTGGTGGATAGTGAGTCGGGAGGCGATGCCATCGCTCATTATTCGTCAAAATCCAGAGAATTCCCTCAAGCACGCTGCGAGGATGCCTACGTGGGCGGCCGGAACGCTGCACCTCATCATGAGGAAAGAGATGAGCTATTTTTTGCCAAGCCTCGTCGGAAATATAAGTGCGCTCATTCATACAGTTGATCGGTGAGTCCAAGTTTAGAAAACCCGATGACGATGAACTTGCGATGTGTCGCTGTAGCAATATCGCAGCTTCCGCAACCTCAGCGACAAGTTATATCCAGATGCTTAAAAAAAACAGGATTTCGATCACCATAAGGGGCAAAACGATGGTCCAAATTAGTGTTCGCCAGAGACGATCACTGTCTGAAGAAACGGCAGATAGGCGGTCGTTCATCTGACGATGCTGGCGACGACCAGCAAGCATCGAACGAGTGCGCATACATTCAGATTTGGACCTTTCACGAGTATTCAGCACTTCTTCCATGTCACTATTCAAATGCGGATGAATATGGACGGACAGCCTCATGAAGAGCCAGCTCGAACAGGCTCTTAGCGCGAGACCAGTCGAGCAAACATTCGCTCAAAAACTTCGTCGATTCTCATTCGCAAAAACGATCACGTTCTCGCCTTCGCAATGCTGCTCATCGCGTCGACACGCGATCGCGCTCCGATCCTCGACAGGAATTCAGTATTTCACGGGGCTTGATGTTCGTCAAATATATTTGACATAGATCAATCTGTGAGCATTTAAAAATACGTAGCGCTTCGAGAAAATCCGTTGTGCGCGTGTAACTGGAACGGTTCTAGCGAGCCAAGCGGTCGCAGTCGAGATCCTTACTCCAGCCGATCTGCTTCCACTGACCCCGCGGCCCGTGCAAAGAGGTCGCCAATGATCGGATCACCGTAGCGATTCGGACATGAGTCAAACGAAAATCCGCGAGTCGGTGTTGTGGTGTGCAGACGAGATGACGCGATAACAGTTGATATCGTTGATTCAAATCAATCGTCATCCCCCTTCTGGCGAGCTTAATACAAAGAGTGGGCAGCACTCGCGTGCCCTTAGCCAGACGACCATTCGTCTGCAACGCGAAGGCTGCCACAAAGCTCTGAACGGAAGGAGAAGGAAATGACTCCCCGACCGCAGCAACCTTCGATAGTTCGCCTCAGGTACTCGCCCTATGTGATGAACTACCCAACCCGGTACGAATGCCGCATGACGCTTAGGCGTTCTGCGGTTTGTCAAATACATTTGACTTGAAGAAAGCGGCATGAAATACTGGCGGATTCAACCGGTCGATGCAACGATTTGGTTAAATCGCTCAGCCGGCGTATCGAAGTCTAGTGTTTTTCGGGGACGTTCGTTGAGCCGCCTGGCGACGGCATCCAGTCCGGCCTGTGAGTAAGCAGACAGATCAGTACCCTTGGGGAAGTATTGCCTCAGAAGCCCATTCGTATTTTCGTTCGAACCGCGTTGCCAGGGATGATGTGGGTCGCAGAAATAGACCTCAATGTCGGTTGCAACGCTAAAGCGGTGGTGCTCCGCCATTTCCGATCCCCTGTCCCACGTCAGCGATCTATAGAGTTCTCTCGGGAGTTTGCTGGCGTGTCGTATCAGCGCGTCGACCACAGCCGCAGAATCCTTGCTGGGCACTTTTACCAGCATCACGAATCGACTTTGACGTTCGACGAGAGTTGCAATCTGGCTCGTCGCGTTGCCATACAGCAAGTCACCTTCCCAGTGCCCAGGTATTGCGCGATCCTCCG
This region includes:
- a CDS encoding transposase, giving the protein MNERTYISDEAWQKIAHLFPHDEVQRSGRPRRHPRSVLEGILWILTNNERWHRLPTHYPPAQTCYIKYLQWRKIGVMCEVLVLLELESCEIAKARIVDQTIRI